A window of Chryseobacterium aquaeductus genomic DNA:
TATTTTTCTGAACCCAAATTGTTTTTCATTATAAAAATCTTCGTCAAAAATGTATACCGCAAGAAAAGGCAAATCTTCCTGCAATATCTTATAAAGCGATTCGTTGTCTCTGATTCTTAAATCTTTTGTAAACCAGAGGATGTTGATTTTTTGTTTTTCCGACATTTTTCGCTGCAATATTTTACATCATCCCAATTTTTCTTCCACTTTTTTCGCCAATTAAAAGCCAATCTGCAGACTTCACAAATTTTTGAAGGTAAGTCGGCAGGCATTTTACTGAATGAAATTTTTATATTGATTGATCACAATATTTTTTGCTCTCAAATCGTGCATCATATTGTACAAACCAAAAAATGTGCGGTTCAGATAAATAAAATGCTTCGATCCTCTGTTGGTGTTCATTCCTTTCATATCGCCGAGTTTCGCATAGCGTTGCCCGAGATCTGCAATCTCCTGAAAAAATGTTTCGTCAGAAAAATCGAAATTCTGTGCGTTGAAAGGTCTTGTAAACAACTCAAGAAGTTCATAAAATAATTTTGTGAAGAAAGCTTTTTCCTGCGGAGAATCGTCGTGACACAAAATCTCAAGCTGGTACAATTTTTCACTGAAGATTTCAGGATTATTCAGATTTTCCTTTTTTGCCAGTTCGAAATAAGGTTTGTAAAAATCATCAGGAATCTCTTTGATGCAGCCAAAATCAATAACCAGCAGCTTTTTATCATCGGAAATGAGGAAATTTCCGGGATGCGGATCTGCGTGAACCTGCTTTAGAACGTGCATTTGGTACATATAAAAATCCCAAAGTGTCTGTCCGATTTTGTTAAGATCTTCCTGCGATTGATCAAGTTTTGTAAATTCCGAGAAATGTTTTCCGGTCATCCAATCCATCGTGATGATTCTTTCGCACGAAAACTCAGGATAATATTTCGGAAAATCCAGATTCGGGAGATGACTGCATTTTTCAGAAATTTCCTGACTTCTTTTCAGTTCCAGGTCATAATCTGTTTCCTCAAACAACTTATTCTCAACTTCCTGAAAATAAGATTCAGAGCCTTCTTTTTTAATGTTAAACATCTTCATTGCGATCGGTTTTACCATTTTCAAATCGCTTGAAATACTTTCTCTTACTCCGGGATATTGAATTTTTACGGCAAAGTTTTTATCGCCTTTCTTCGCTTTATGTACCTGACCGATGCTTGCTGCATTCACCGATTCTGTCGTAAACTCATCAAAAATTTCCTCAGGATTTTTTCCAAAGTATTTTCTGAAAGTTTTCTTAACCAAAGCTCCGGAAAGTGGCGGAACAGAAAATTGAGACAGAGAAAACTTCTCCACATAAGCCTGCGGAAGAATGTTTTTTTCCATACTCAACATCTGGGCAACTTTCAAGGCAGAACCTTTCAGTTCTTTCAGAGAATCGTAGATGTCTGTAGCGTTGTCTTCATTTAAGGTTTTTCGTGCTTCATCTTCGTTTTTATCTTTTGTGATTTTGTTTCCGTAATATTTGATGTAGTTTACACCGACTTTAGCGCCAGCCTTCAGCAAACTGCTCGTTCGTTCCAATTTTCCTGTCGGAATTGTATTTAGTGTCTTCATTAGCTGTTTCTGAATTTTTCTTTAAATAAAAATTTACCAAGATCTACCATTTTGCGCAGCGGCTCATTATCCAGCAACTCAAATCCGGTATCGATCGTTTTCTCAATAAAAATATCTGTCTTTTCAAAAGAAGGAGATGTGTCTTTTTTCCAGAACTCGATGGCAGAAACCAAGTGCAGCCACAGAGCTTCTTCTCTTGCTTTATGATGAATATTTTTAACGTCATCTTTAGATTTTTTAATCATTTCCCAATCATTAAAATCTAATGTTCTGATGAAATCCTTATAAGTTTCTTTAAGATGAGAAGAGATTTTAGCAGAATGTATTTTGTCGTTTCCGAGAATCATCAAAACTAAAGATCTGTTCATTGTCATATTTTCAAAAAAGATGAAATAGACATTCAGCAATTTTTCCTTTGTTGTAATTTCATCGGAATTGTTGACTTCAGATGCGAGTTCAACAGATTTATCAAAAAGATTAGCCAGCATCAGTTTTTCAATCTGCTCAAAACTTGCGAAATGATCGTAAAAATCTTTCTCTTCAAACTCGTTTTCTTTTGCGAAACGGTAGATGTTTTTTGGTCTTTCGCCGTGATTTAAAATATAGTCTCCGTACAGTTCAAATATTTTATCTTGTGAAATGATGTTTTCTTTTTCCATTTTTAAATTTTATTTACAACAAATTTAGTAATTTATTTTACTAATTAAATAAATAAAGTATAAATTTGTACTACAACAATGATTTAAATTATAATTAATGCTCAAAGTACAAGCTCAATCAAACATCCCGACAGATTTTGGAATGTTTACAGTATTTGCTTTTTCTGAAAATGAAAACGACTGGAGCCCTCATTTGGTTTGGGTTGCAGAGAAAACGGATTTTAATGAAACGGTGAATGTTCGTTTTCATTCTGAATGCATTACCGGAGAAGTTTTTCATTCACGAAAATGTGAATGTGGTCAACAGCTGGATGCTGCAATGAAATTCACGTCAGAAAACGGAGGAATTATAATTTATCTGAGGCAGGAAGGAAGAAATATCGGAATCATCAATAAATTAAAAGCTTACGCTTTGCAGGAACAAGGTTTTGATACCGTGGAAGCTAATCTGAGATTGGGTTTGCCGGCAGACGGAAGAGACTTTGGCGTAGCAATTGAAATGCTTAAAATACTTAATGTTTCCAGCGTGAACTTATTGACCAATAATCCCGAAAAACTAAAATCATTCGAGAATAGCGGTATTGTTTTGAACAAAAGAATTCCACTAGAAATTGATTCTAATGTTACCAATGCGTCTTATCTTCTGAAAAAGAAAGATTATTTCGGTCATTTATTGATTAAGGTATAGTTTTTAGTAAGTCAATAGTAATCCGACAAATCAAAATCATCCATTTATGAAAAAAATATTACTCACAGGAGCTACCGGTTATATTGGTAAAAGAATGATCAGTGTTATCACCGAGCAGGGTTACAAAGCCGTCTGCTGCAGCCGTGATGTCACCAGATTTTCAAAACCGCAAGGGATAAAAGATGATTTGATAGAAGTAATAGAAGTTGATTTTCTAAAGGAAGAGACTTTAAAAAACATTCCGGACGATATTTCGGGTGCTTATTATCTGATGCATTCGATGAGTGGAAGTGACGATTATGAAGAATCTGAGAAAATTTGTGCCAAAAACTTTGTCTCCGCTATTGAGAAGACAAGTTGCGAACATATTATTTATCTCTCGGGTCTGGTAAATCAAAAGGAACTTTCTAAACATTTGAATTCCAGGTTTAATGTAGAGAAAATTCTTATTGAATGTAAAGTTCCCACAACGGTTTTGCGAGCAGGAATCATCATCGGTTCCGGAAGTGCATCGTTCGAAATCGTTCGTGATCTTGTCGAAAAACTTCCTGTGATGGTCACCCCAAAATGGCTTAATACCAAATGTCAGCCAATCGGGATTGCCAATGTTCTGGATTTCCTGATTTTCACCTTATTCAAAAAAGAAACGTATCACAAAAGTTTTGATATTGGTTGTGAAGATGTTTTGACCTATAAAGAAATTCTTCTAGGTTACGCAAAAGTGCGTGGCTTGAAACGGAGTATTTTTATTTTACCGGTGATGACCCCGAAACTTTCGTCTTACTGGCTGTATTTTATTACTTCAACTACGTATAGTCTTGCGAGTTCGCTTGTCGGGAGTATGAAAATTGAGGTCGTTTGTAATCAAGAAAGTTTAGACAAAATTAAAAAAATAACCGGAGTTCAGCCATTGTCTTACGAGCAGGCTTTGCAGAGAACGATGGCAAAAATTCAGGCAAACGAAATACGCTCCAGTTGGAAAGACAGTTTTATCAGCAGCAGAAACGATTCTTCACTGAAAGAATTCATCGAAGTTCCGCATTTTGGTTGTTTCAAAGATATCAGAAGTTATGAATATGATGATCGTGAAAAATGTCTCGACCGCGTTTTTGGTTTGGGTGGAAGCAACGGTTGGTACGGACAAACTCTTTGGAAAATAAGAGGTTATATGGATGTAATGGTCGGCGGTCCAGGACTGAGAAGAGGTCGAACTCATCCAACACAGCTTCACGAAGGTGATGCCTTAGATTTTTGGCGCGTCCTCTATGCCAACAGGGAAGAAGGAAAACTGATTCTTTTCGCAGAAATGAGAGTTCCCGGCGAGGCGTGGCTGATGTTTAAACTCTATAGAGGAAAACTCTGGCAGAAAGCTGTCTTCCGACCAAAAGGATTGTTGGGTAGATTGTACTGGTATTCTGTTTTGCCTTTTCACGGCGTTATTTTTAAGGGAATGGTGAGGAAATTGGCGATTGGTTAGTTAGTTAGTTAGTTAGTTAGTTAGTTAGAGTTAAAGCGATTAAATAAAAAGAGCGGATCGATGAGATTCGCTCTTTTAGATGAGATGGTTTTAATTTTTTTTTAAGCCTCAATAAATTCGAGAATATCTTTATTGATCGTTGGTGCTTCCGTGGTCGGCATACCGTGAGGGAAACTTGGGTAAGTAATCAGTTTACCGTTTTTCAACAATTTGATTGACTTTAATGCGGCATTTTGAAATGGAACAATTTGGTCATCTTCACCGTGAAGAACCAAAACAGGAATCTCAACCGCCTTTAAATCTTTTTTTTGTCTTAATTCTTTAGCAAATGTAGTTAAGTGATTGTCATTCGATATTACCCTATGTTAAAATCGTTCAATTTCATAAAATAAAATATAGAAGGGTAAATGAGCACAAAGTTCTTCATATACAAAAGCTTTAGATCTCTTGTTTCGTTATGTGTTCCAGATAAATAACAGCGTGGAATCTGATATTTTAGAAGAACTTACGAATCGTAAATTATTCATTTATTTAAAGGGTTTTATGAATTGCAATTGAAAATTTGTGCTCTAAATATTAAATAATTCACCATTAGTAACATTTTTTTTCATCAATGTTAGGCTAGAACCGTCTGAAAACATATATTTGCAGCCTAAATTTATATACACATGAAAGAACTTATTGAAAAAATCAACGCAGAATTTGAAGCGTTTGCAACTGAAGCAAACCAACAATCAGAAAAAGGAAACAAGGCAGCGGGTACAAGAGCTCGTAAATCTGCTTTAGAATTGAGCAAATTGTTCAAAGAATTCAGAAAAGTTTCTGTGGAAGAATCTAAAAAATAAGACAGACTCAGCCGGCTCACAAAGCCGGCTTTTTTATTGTTGTTTATTCAGATTAGCCTGATCAAGGAATTTTCTGATTTCCCACATTTTATTCTCTTTTACAATAAATGTTTTAGTCATTTGATTGTTCAAATGCATACTAAAATTTAATCCTGTTCCAGATTTTGCCCAGTATTGATTAGGTTTAGGTTCAAATTCAGAGAAAACTGAAAAGAAGTTAGCAAACGACAAGATATTTCTAAGTGTGGATTTGAAGATTTTAGGTTTATTTCCGAAATCGTCGATCACTTTCAATCTGAAAAGTTTTTTACCAAGAGTAGTTCCGAAAACTGTTTCCGAAATCGCTCCGAAGATTAGTACACTGACGACTGATAAGAATAAAGAAAAAATCCATACTGAATGGAAACCAAAATGAAATATCAGAAAAAAAGGAATCAAATCAATAATTTTTGCATATAACCGTTCTCTTTCATTCCCTTTGTGTGTAGGATTATAAGGCAACTCATACTCAAATTCATTATAAATACGCTTTCCTTCCACATCGAAATTACGGGTTGGTCTGTGAATTACTTTTTTCTCTTTAAGCTCTGAAATTCTCATGAGTTTTTTAATTATAAAATCATACTCAGCTGAATTCTCTTTCTTGCTTCATCTACTTCTGTTACCTTTACCTGGACGTGCTGATGTAGTTTTACGACTTCGTTGACATCGGAGACAAAACCTTCTTTCAGCTGAGAAATATGAACCAGTCCGCTTTCTTTGATTCCCAAATCTACGAAGCACCCGAATGCGGTAATGTTGTTGACAATTCCGGGAAGAATCATTCCTACATTCAGATTTTTGATGCTTTTTACATTCGGATCAAATTCAAAAACTTTGGCAGCTTTTCTTGGATCTAAACCTGGTTTTTCAAGCTCTTTTAAAATATCCTTTATTCCTAAAATACCAATGGTTTCGTTGATGTATTTTTCGGGATTAATAATTGCAATTTTATCTTTGTTGGCAATCAGTTCATCGGTTTTTATCCCTAAATCTTTTGCCATTTTCTCAACAATTCCGTAGGCTTCAGGATGTACTGCTGAGTTGTCTAAGGGATTTCTAGGATTTGTAATTCTGATGAAAGCTGCTGCTTGTTGATATGCTTTTTCACCCAATCTCGGAACTTTTTTCAATTGTTTTCGATCTTCAAAAGCACCGTTTTCAGCACGGAAATTGACAATGTTTTCTGCCATTTTTTCACCAATTCCTGAGACGTAGCTTAAAAGAGATTTACTGGCAGTATTCAGATTGATACCGACAGAATTTACGCATTTCATCACCGTAGAATCCAGTTCGTTCTTCAATTGGGTCTGGTCTACATCATGTTGATATTGCCCGACACCGATAGATTTGGCATCAATTTTCACCAATTCAGCCAGCGGATCCGCCAGTCTTCTTCCGATAGAAACCGCACCTCGCACGGTTACATCAAAACTTGGAAATTCATCTCTCGCAATCTTGCTTGCAGAATAGACCGAAGCTCCGGCTTCTGAGACCACAAAAACCTGCAATGGCTTATCAAACGATATTTTTTTAATGAAAAATTCTGTTTCACGACTTGCTGTTCCGTTTCCGATCGATATTGCCTGAATGTTGTAGGCATTCACCATCGATCTGATCTTCTTCATTGCCATTCCTGTGTCGTTTTGCGGAGCGTGAGGGTAGATGGTTTCGTTGTGAAGGAGATCACCTTTCTCATCCAGACACACAATTTTACAGCCACTTTTGTAACCCGGATCAATCGCCAAAATTCGTTTTTCACCCAAAGGCGGAGCGAGCAGAAGCTGACTCAGATTTTCAGAAAAGATTTCGATGGCTTTTTTATCTGCTTTTTCTTTGGCTTCCTGTAATGTCTCGTTGGAAATTGCGGGTTCCAGAAGTCTTTTGTAAGAATCTTTGATGGCTAAAGCAATTTGTTCCGAACATTCGTTTCTGGATTTGATGATTGCATTTTCGATAAAATCCAGGGCTTCGTCTTTGTCAATCACAATATTGGTTTTCACAAAACCTTCACTTTCAGCTCTCAGCATTGCCAAAAGTCGGTGAGAGGGTGTTCTGTTCAGGCTTTCTTCCCATTCAAAATATTGTGAGAATTTCTGTGCTCCTTCCTCATCTTTTTTGGCTTTCACCACTTTGGAAGTGATGGTCGCTTTACGTTGAAAAAGTCGGCGCAGATTTTTTCTTACGTACATATTTTCGTTGATCCATTCTGCCATGATGTCTCTCGCACCTTGCAGAGCTTCTTCTTCTGACGAAACATTTTCGTTTACATATTTCGATACCAAATGGTGCAGATCATTCGCTTTCTGACTCATAATGATCTTGGCCAAAGGTTCAAGACCTTTTTCTTTTGCGGCATCCGCTTTGGTTTTTCTGCGTTTCTTAAATGGCAGATACAGGTCTTCAAGTTCCTGAATATCAAAACTTTCATCAATTCTCTGCTTTAATTCTGAAGTTAGAGCATCTTGTTCTTCAATCGATTTTAAAATACTTTCTTTTCTTTTGATAATTTCTTCAAATTGCTTGTTTAATTTAAAGATGTTTTCAATAGAAATCTCATCCAGATTTCCTGTAGCATCTTTTCTGTACCGAGAAATAAACGGAATGGTGCAATCTTCTGAAAGTAATTTTAAAGTTGATTGGATGCTTTTTTCAGATATATTGAGAGAAGTTTTGATAAATTCGGTATTGTTCATAAGGCATTTTTGAAAGTGCTAAAATACTGACTTTTTCAGAGCCTGTTTTAATTTCATTAAAATTAATTTCTTCAACACCTTCCTTCGACAAGCTCGGGATGACTTAGGAATAATTTAATGAAATCTCAAAGACATATTTCCACCCTTTAGGGTTGGGGAAAGAAAAATGCCTTAAAAATTTGATAATTGATCTAATATTTGTCCTTCCGAAAAAATCTCAAAGCACTGAAGTGAAAATTTTCAAATTTCTAAAAAACGACAAGAGAATGCTGATTTTAAGCATCACAACTTAAGATGAATATTCAAAGAAGAAAAACTTCAAAACATCGTATTTCTTTACTAAATGAAATGCCATTGTTTAACTTAAAAAAGCAATCATAGTAAAAAACCTTGTCTTTCGTTGCGATTAAAAAGCACCAAGACATTTTTGAAGCAAAATCTTTTAAATTCCTACTAAACAACAAAGAGAATGCTGATTTTAAACATTACAACTTAAGATGAATATTCAAAAAGCAAAACTTCAAAACATCGTATTTCTTTACTAAATGAAATGCCATTGTTTAACTTAAAAAGCAATCATATTAAAAAAACTTTGTCTCTCATTGCGATTAAAAAACAAGGATATTTAAGAAATTAAAAAAGAACTGAAAAGGAATATTATCGAAGCGTCTGCACTGTTTGATCTTTATATTTCCGAAAAAATCTCAGCGCATTGAAGCAAAACCTCTTAAATTCATAAAAAACGACAAAGAGAAGCAAAACTTCAAAACATCGTATTTCTTTGCTAAATGAAATGCCATCGTTTATCTTAAAAAAAGCAATCATTGTAAAAAACCTTGTCTTTCCTTGCGATTAAAAAAGCGCAAGGATATTGAAAAAAAACACCAAATAATGGCAACTTCAAAATGCACAGCAGATTTAGATTAAAAAAAAACCAACTACACACTGTAATTGGTTTTTGATATAATTTGATCAGATTATTTTACAATTTCATTGTAGTAGAGCAGATTATCCTGTTCATCAAAACCAATGATAATCACTTTGTAAGCTTTAGCATCATCATTATTGTAAAACTGCACCGTCGTTGATTCTTTGGTGTCTTTTGGCAGATAAGGATTCCAGTATAATGTGCTTCTAGTGTCTTTTGTAAGGCTTTTTTGATCTATATTTACATAAATGGTATTATTAAAAGGCTCTTCTTTGTCGTACCCTTTCAGCTTCATTTCTTTCAGAGATTTTGATTGTCCGTTATCTGATACCGATCCTGTAATGCCGCCTCGTTTGGTATAGATTAAAATGGCACCATTTCCTCCGCCACCGGGAGAAGCGGCAAAAAATCCTCTGATCACTTTGATCATGGCAACATCTGGAACAGAAATCATTGAGATCTGGGACGGATCCACTCTCATTTCATTGAGGAAAATGTCAACAGGTCCGCCACGCATCGTTGCGCTGGTATTGGGTCCGTTTGTACTGATCTGCAGACCAGGAACTCTTCCCTGAAGCCATTGTAGAATATTATTTCCACCGATCATGTTGTTGTCATTCACAAAGTCGAACACCATCTCGTTCATACTTTTAAACAAAGGACTGCTTAATTCCTCATTCAATTTATTGGTTTTGTTTTTTCTGTCAACTTTGATTTTCACCTCTTCAATATCGGTGATTTTTTCATTAATGAATTTGTCAAAAGTCAGCGTTGAAACAGATTTGGCAACTTTCGCAGGAATTTCTTCTCCCTGAATCCTGTCTGTAAGCATCATCAGGCTGTTGGGTAGATCTTTTCTAAGCGGAACAAAGCTGAAAGCAGGCTGAAAATAAACCTGAGTACTGCCTGCAACCGCTTTATCGCTGGAGTTAAGTTGATAAGAGAACGACATGGTATCTTCAAAAACAAGATTATTCAAGGTGAATAGTCCGGACGCATCGGTTTTTATCTGATGGAATTTCGTACCGGAATCAGGCATTGTAAAAATTAAATTCAGTTCTGAATTCGTTGCGGGTTTGCCTTGTGCCAGAACTTTACCTTTGTAAGAAATGTATGATTCGGGTTTATTTTTAATAAAAGGATAATTGCCTGCAATGATGCTGAACCATTCAAAACGTTTCCATTTTTCAGAGATCAGAAGAGCGTCCAGAGCCTGCGGATTGCTGTCTTTTACAAAATATTGTGCAGGTTTTGTAATTCTTGTACTCAGATCTCCTGTTAGCCAAAGGCTGCTCAATAAGCTGTTTTCTTCCTCGGATGTGCTGCTTTCTGCATCTGCAACGGCAACGCTGTAGCCTTCAAAATCATCGGCTTTTCCAATATTGATCAAATTTTTTGTTCTTTCTTCACTTTTCAGATCCGTATCCAGATTGGGTTTCTTAATATGTAAAGTCTGAGGTTGTACAAAACAGAGACGTTCAGCCACTACGTTTTCTTTATTGTCAAAAATAGTTAGCCTTAACACTCCGTTAATCAGTTTGTCTGCAGGTATTGATGCAGATTGCGCATCATTTAGTTTATGAATGATTGCCTTATAAACGAGCGTATTGTTGATGGTTCCCAATATTTTATAAGGCTGATTTTCCGTCGAAATATTTTTACTTTTTATCGTGTATTTAACTGCTTTTTCAGTGCTTTCAACCTGAAGATGAAGTCCGGATGATACAGCGGTTGGCAGATCAATACTGATCTTTTTTCCTTTTTCATCTTGTACCGTTAATTGATAATTTTTGCCGGCTTGAGGTTTTAAATTGAAAAGACCAACATTCTGATCAAAACCATTGAACTTTGCCACAGGAAGATCCGGGTTTTCAGAATCGGTGACATAGCCGTTCCAGTTTGAAGATGCAGAACCCGAAGAATGCAATCGTACTGCAAATTTGGTGTCTATTCCTTCAACAAAGGTTCCGCTTTCCGGATGTACGGTGGCTGACCACGCTTTGTCGGTATCTGCAACCAGTTTTTGGGTTGATGCAGGATTGTAAACCGCAATAGGTTGCAGGTAATTAAAATCTTCACTGAAGTTGGTCATCCACGTGGTGTAGGCTCTGATAAAATAAACGTCTTCCTTCAATGTAGACGCTAACGAAAAACTTCCGCTACCTTCACCTTTCAGCAGAGGAATCATTTTTTTGTCCAGTAGTTTTTTACTGCTGTCATAAAGTTCTACGAAAAGTGTGGTGGAAATATTTGAACGGTTGTAGCCTTCAAAAACAAAAGATTTGAACCAAAGGTTTTCTCCGGCAACATAATGATCTTTATTAAAAAGCAGGTGAATTTTTTCCTGTGGATAGTTTTCCTGAAATTTGGTTAAAGCTTCCTCAGCTTTGTTTTGCGTGTAAGCAAAGGTTGCAGCAGCTAGTGTAAGCACTACAGCCATTCTTTTAAATAAATGAATACTCATTCTTGATTTGCGTTTTTAAAAATTTCGTCAAAAATACATTTTTTTCTTACTTTGGAGAAATAAATAAGGGTGTATTCAGAACCTTTATTATTTCTCAACATCAATTCCCCCGAAAATTTGATTATTAAATCACTTATAACGGTCTGTCAGCTTTCTCCCACGAATGCACGAATTTATTTTTTATTCGTGAATTCGTGGCGATTATTGCAATGCTATTCTAATTGTAAATGATTTTAAACTAAATTTCAAACGATATACAATATTATTTAAATGTTATCGTTGAATTGTATGAACAAAAATTAAAATATCAAAAGTTATATGGTAAAAGTTTATGATCTTAAATACCAACATGATGAAAAAAACAGATCCGCAATTATCGGAAGAACAATTTTTGACTGCAATTTTAACTTTGCTTTCCGAAATTTTAGAAACCCTTAAAAAATCGCCCGTCAATGATATGAATTATTATGACAGTGCAGATGTCAAACAACTTTTAAACATTAGCGACAGTACACTGCACCGATTAAGAAAACTGAATGACATTCCGCATATCAGAATCGGACGCAAAATATTTTATCCAAAATCGTTTTTCAACAATGCCCTCAAAAAATGAGGGCTTTTTTTATGACCAGTTTTCATTGACTCATTTCATCAGATTTTTATTTTCTTCGTCTTCTGTTTGGCAATTCTTCGGTAAATGAATCTTTTTTCCGAATCAGACCAAAAGAAAACATAATGATCTCACGAAGAACAGTACAATCAACCTTTCAAAACAATTCAATTGCAGTCACAAGCAGTCATTATTTTCAGGAGTGATGGATGGGTGGATATTCTGCTATACCTTCGTTTCATTAACCCAATAAATTAAATAAAATGGCACGTATTACAAAAGGAATTTTAGGAGGATTTTCAGGAAAAGTAGGCACCATTGTAGGAGCCAACTGGCGCGGACAAGACATTATTAGAAGTACGCCCAAACCCAGCAGCAGACCACCCAGTGAGAAACAGCTTTTGCAGCAGAATAAATTTAAACTGGTCATCAGTTTTTTGCAGCCTATTAAAAATATTCAGAACCGATATTTCGGATCGGGGAGTGGTTCCAAATCGAGAGTCAATATGGCGACTTCGTACACCCTTAATGAAGCAGTGCAGGTGACGGCAGATATTCCTTCTTTGTTGTACAACAAAATTCTGATTACAAAAGGCGATCTGGCGGGTTTTCAAAATCCTTCGGCAGTTCCGCAGAGTGGTCAGGTGTTGACTCTTTCCTGGGAAGACAACAGCATTCAAGGAAATGCCAAGGCTACCGACCCAGCCAATGCAGTCTGCTATTGCGAAGAGCTTGGGACATTTGAAATTTTCGAAATGCTGACTGACCGCAGTTCAATGACCGCCAATATTACATTAGCACCGTACTATTCAGGAAAAGAAATTCATGTCTGGATGTACTTCAATAATTTAGAAGAATCCTTCGCCTGCAACAGTCCGTATCTCGGTATGTTTACCGTTCTTTAATTCACAATCTCCATCATCCGATGGAGATTTTTTTATCCGATGCCTGAGGCACTCGAAGGCGGAGGTGGCTGAGCGTTTTTAAAAATATTCGTGGTGGCTGAGCGTAGCCGAAGCACTGGCAGTTGTGGCTTCGAGAGCCTCAGCCACCGGCTATCAGAATATAGGATTGTCTGTTTCCAGAGCCTGAAAGTTATTATATTCGTGGTGCCTGAGGTTCTCGAAGGCACATCTTTGAGAACCTCAGGTACCTTCCTGATAATAAATAAAAGTAAGAAAATTTAAATCCAGTAAAGAATTTTTTTATATTTTTAAAATAAAAAAACACAAAAATGAAAGGATGGATGTATATTCTCCACTGCTCCGATGGCAGCTATTACACAGGAAGCACCAACAATCTCGAACTCCGCCTTGCCCAACATCAAAGAGGTGAAGGAGCAAACCATACCCAAAAAAGACTCCCCGTAAAACTTCTATATTACGAAGAATACCACCGCATTGATCTTGCCTTCTACCGTGAAAAACAAATTCAGGGCTGGAGCAGAAGAAAGAAAGAGGCGTTGATGAATGGTACACCTGAACTTTTACCACAATTAGCAATTGCATACCGAGATTTGAGAAATGAATCTGATGTAGATTATTGATTCAAAATAATAATCAGATCACGAGTCATCATCCGATACCTGAGGGAAAAATCATGATCCGATG
This region includes:
- a CDS encoding Tex family protein; translation: MNNTEFIKTSLNISEKSIQSTLKLLSEDCTIPFISRYRKDATGNLDEISIENIFKLNKQFEEIIKRKESILKSIEEQDALTSELKQRIDESFDIQELEDLYLPFKKRRKTKADAAKEKGLEPLAKIIMSQKANDLHHLVSKYVNENVSSEEEALQGARDIMAEWINENMYVRKNLRRLFQRKATITSKVVKAKKDEEGAQKFSQYFEWEESLNRTPSHRLLAMLRAESEGFVKTNIVIDKDEALDFIENAIIKSRNECSEQIALAIKDSYKRLLEPAISNETLQEAKEKADKKAIEIFSENLSQLLLAPPLGEKRILAIDPGYKSGCKIVCLDEKGDLLHNETIYPHAPQNDTGMAMKKIRSMVNAYNIQAISIGNGTASRETEFFIKKISFDKPLQVFVVSEAGASVYSASKIARDEFPSFDVTVRGAVSIGRRLADPLAELVKIDAKSIGVGQYQHDVDQTQLKNELDSTVMKCVNSVGINLNTASKSLLSYVSGIGEKMAENIVNFRAENGAFEDRKQLKKVPRLGEKAYQQAAAFIRITNPRNPLDNSAVHPEAYGIVEKMAKDLGIKTDELIANKDKIAIINPEKYINETIGILGIKDILKELEKPGLDPRKAAKVFEFDPNVKSIKNLNVGMILPGIVNNITAFGCFVDLGIKESGLVHISQLKEGFVSDVNEVVKLHQHVQVKVTEVDEARKRIQLSMIL
- a CDS encoding TonB-dependent receptor, whose product is MSIHLFKRMAVVLTLAAATFAYTQNKAEEALTKFQENYPQEKIHLLFNKDHYVAGENLWFKSFVFEGYNRSNISTTLFVELYDSSKKLLDKKMIPLLKGEGSGSFSLASTLKEDVYFIRAYTTWMTNFSEDFNYLQPIAVYNPASTQKLVADTDKAWSATVHPESGTFVEGIDTKFAVRLHSSGSASSNWNGYVTDSENPDLPVAKFNGFDQNVGLFNLKPQAGKNYQLTVQDEKGKKISIDLPTAVSSGLHLQVESTEKAVKYTIKSKNISTENQPYKILGTINNTLVYKAIIHKLNDAQSASIPADKLINGVLRLTIFDNKENVVAERLCFVQPQTLHIKKPNLDTDLKSEERTKNLINIGKADDFEGYSVAVADAESSTSEEENSLLSSLWLTGDLSTRITKPAQYFVKDSNPQALDALLISEKWKRFEWFSIIAGNYPFIKNKPESYISYKGKVLAQGKPATNSELNLIFTMPDSGTKFHQIKTDASGLFTLNNLVFEDTMSFSYQLNSSDKAVAGSTQVYFQPAFSFVPLRKDLPNSLMMLTDRIQGEEIPAKVAKSVSTLTFDKFINEKITDIEEVKIKVDRKNKTNKLNEELSSPLFKSMNEMVFDFVNDNNMIGGNNILQWLQGRVPGLQISTNGPNTSATMRGGPVDIFLNEMRVDPSQISMISVPDVAMIKVIRGFFAASPGGGGNGAILIYTKRGGITGSVSDNGQSKSLKEMKLKGYDKEEPFNNTIYVNIDQKSLTKDTRSTLYWNPYLPKDTKESTTVQFYNNDDAKAYKVIIIGFDEQDNLLYYNEIVK
- a CDS encoding helix-turn-helix domain-containing protein; translated protein: MILNTNMMKKTDPQLSEEQFLTAILTLLSEILETLKKSPVNDMNYYDSADVKQLLNISDSTLHRLRKLNDIPHIRIGRKIFYPKSFFNNALKK
- a CDS encoding DUF6266 family protein, yielding MARITKGILGGFSGKVGTIVGANWRGQDIIRSTPKPSSRPPSEKQLLQQNKFKLVISFLQPIKNIQNRYFGSGSGSKSRVNMATSYTLNEAVQVTADIPSLLYNKILITKGDLAGFQNPSAVPQSGQVLTLSWEDNSIQGNAKATDPANAVCYCEELGTFEIFEMLTDRSSMTANITLAPYYSGKEIHVWMYFNNLEESFACNSPYLGMFTVL
- a CDS encoding GIY-YIG nuclease family protein, yielding MKGWMYILHCSDGSYYTGSTNNLELRLAQHQRGEGANHTQKRLPVKLLYYEEYHRIDLAFYREKQIQGWSRRKKEALMNGTPELLPQLAIAYRDLRNESDVDY